A single Nycticebus coucang isolate mNycCou1 chromosome 16, mNycCou1.pri, whole genome shotgun sequence DNA region contains:
- the LOC128567907 gene encoding OX-2 membrane glycoprotein-like → MDFSLRLILQLLVVPIWVQGYDLSHRIKHKNNETAVFGENVTIFCNWTTSENVVQITWQKIQDSLPLNIGTYSNKYGEKILPPYVDRLHCKIIEPNSSFITIREVTFEDEACYRCLFNVFPYGSHGGQICLNILTISELRTELQVNSDTEDLLSLVYSAVGKPAPQISLFPSQVLINPPEEFSAQNSNGTITITKICTISLETVRSLGLQHLIVYMDHPLRKKEKIVPLSVKQECSSIHVPLVVILTALLCVSFVAILCLYSGLRKKKSQNMCEHPSPDSLMREDQVTSFFPTAKNSGTC, encoded by the exons ATTTATCACATAGGAtaaagcataaaaacaatgaaacagcTGTTTTTGGAGAAAATGTGACTATTTTCTGCAACTGGACAACTTCAGAAAATGTTGTGCAAATTACCTGGCAGAAGATCCAAGACTCTTTACCACTAAATATTGGCACTTATAGCAATAAATATGGAGAAAAGATTCTTCCACCATATGTAGACAGGCTACACTGCAAGATCATTGAACCCAATTCCTCATTCATAACTATTCGTGAAGTGACATTTGAAGATGAAGCCTGCTACAGATGTCTGTTTAACGTGTTTCCATATGGCAGCCATGGAGGACAAATCTGCCTTaacattttaa CTATATCTGAATTAAGAACTGAACTCCAGGTCAATTCTGACACTGAAGATCTTCTTAGCCTTGTTTATTCAGCTGTGGGAAAACCTGCTCCTCAAATATCTCTTTTCCCTTCACAAGTCCTAATTAACCCACCAGAGGAATTCTCTGCTCAGAATTCAAATGGCACAATAACCATCACTAAAATATGCACCATCTCTTTGGAAACTGTGAGGTCCCTAGGACTCCAGCACCTGATTGTGTACATGGATCATCCtctaaggaagaaagagaagatcgTTCCTCTGTCAGTAAAACAAGAAT GTTCTTCTATTCATGTACCTTTAGTTGTTATACTCACAGCTTTGTTGTGTGTTTCATTTGTTGCCATCCTCTGTCTCTATAGTgggttgagaaagaaaaa GTCACAGAATATGTGTGAACACCCCAGTCCGGACAGTCTCATGAGAGAAGATCAAGTCACTTCCTTCTTCCCAACAG